A section of the Gammaproteobacteria bacterium genome encodes:
- the lon gene encoding endopeptidase La, which translates to MVPVLPLRDVVVYPHMVIPLFVGRERSIRALDEAMSDNKQILLVAQQSAELDEPVATDIYRIGTLSTILQLLKLPDGTIKVLVEGGQRARVLEFGGEDDYLTAHIELLESDDEIDEKEQEVLTRSVTNLFDQYVKLNKKVPPEVLTSLAGIDDPSRLADTIAAHMALKLEEKQKVLEIDDVRQRLEHLMSLIEGELDVLNIEKRIRGRVKQQMEKSQREYYLNEQMKAIQKELGEMDEAPNEVDDLARKIDEAGMSKEAKEKATAELNKLKMMSPMSAEATVVRNYIDWLVSVPWKKKTRVSKDLGKAATVLEADHYGLEKVKERILEYLAVQQRVRKLKGPILCLVGPPGVGKTSVGMSIAHATGRKFVRMSLGGVRDEAEIRGHRRTYIGSLPGKIIQNLSKVEVRNPLYLLDEIDKMAMDFRGDPASALLEVLDPEQNHTFNDHYLEVDFDLSDVMFVATANTLNIPGPLLDRMEVIRLPGYTEDEKTHIATRYLIGKQTKNNGLKADEIHITDTAIRDVIRHYSREAGVRNLEREISKICRKVVKTETLKPTGRKVVVTPRNLEKYLGVRRFRYGLAEEKDRIGQVTGLAWTEVGGELLTIEAAVVQGKGKFTYTGQLGDVMQESIQAASTVVRSRASVFGIDPAFNENKDIHVHVPEGATPKDGPSAGIAMCTALVSALTSIPVKASVAMTGEITLRGEVLPIGGLKEKLLAAHRGGLSTVLIPQENEKDLAEIPKNIKQKLDIRPVRWIDEVLAVALHELPRPADVPAEQGQEIKQETPANRRTDKQTLRRH; encoded by the coding sequence ATGGTGCCCGTCCTGCCGCTGAGGGATGTCGTCGTCTATCCCCACATGGTCATACCCCTGTTCGTCGGACGGGAAAGATCGATTCGCGCCCTGGACGAGGCCATGTCGGACAACAAGCAGATCCTGCTGGTCGCGCAGCAAAGTGCGGAACTCGACGAACCCGTCGCGACCGATATCTATCGAATCGGAACATTGTCGACAATCCTGCAGTTACTGAAACTACCTGATGGCACGATCAAGGTCCTCGTGGAAGGTGGCCAGCGAGCCCGCGTACTGGAGTTCGGCGGTGAGGATGACTATCTGACCGCGCATATCGAACTGCTCGAATCGGACGATGAGATCGATGAAAAGGAGCAGGAAGTCCTGACGCGCTCGGTGACGAACCTTTTCGATCAGTACGTAAAGCTGAACAAAAAGGTGCCGCCGGAAGTCCTCACTTCCCTTGCCGGAATCGACGACCCCTCGCGCCTGGCCGACACGATAGCGGCGCATATGGCCTTGAAGCTGGAGGAAAAACAGAAAGTCCTGGAAATCGACGACGTCCGCCAGCGGCTGGAGCACCTGATGTCGCTGATCGAGGGGGAACTCGATGTTCTCAATATCGAGAAACGGATACGCGGACGCGTGAAACAGCAGATGGAGAAGAGCCAGCGCGAGTACTACCTCAACGAGCAAATGAAGGCGATTCAGAAAGAACTCGGTGAGATGGACGAAGCCCCCAACGAAGTGGATGACCTCGCGCGCAAGATCGACGAGGCCGGGATGTCCAAGGAAGCGAAGGAGAAGGCCACCGCGGAACTGAACAAGCTGAAGATGATGTCTCCGATGTCGGCCGAGGCCACGGTAGTGAGAAACTACATCGACTGGCTCGTCAGTGTGCCTTGGAAAAAGAAAACCCGCGTATCCAAGGACCTCGGCAAGGCGGCGACGGTACTGGAGGCGGATCACTACGGTCTGGAAAAGGTCAAGGAAAGAATCCTCGAGTATTTGGCGGTCCAACAGCGGGTACGAAAGCTGAAAGGTCCTATTCTGTGTCTGGTCGGCCCACCCGGTGTTGGCAAGACATCCGTCGGCATGTCGATCGCGCATGCCACCGGACGAAAGTTCGTACGCATGTCGCTGGGCGGCGTTCGGGACGAGGCCGAAATCCGCGGACACCGGCGCACCTACATCGGCTCGCTTCCGGGAAAGATCATCCAGAACCTTTCCAAGGTCGAGGTCAGGAATCCCCTCTATCTGCTCGACGAAATCGACAAGATGGCTATGGACTTCAGGGGTGATCCAGCCTCCGCGCTGCTGGAGGTGCTTGACCCGGAACAGAATCATACTTTCAATGATCATTATCTCGAGGTCGACTTCGACTTGTCGGACGTCATGTTCGTCGCCACCGCCAATACGCTGAACATACCGGGTCCGCTGCTCGATCGTATGGAGGTCATTCGGTTGCCGGGCTACACCGAGGATGAGAAGACACACATTGCAACGCGTTATCTGATCGGCAAGCAGACGAAGAACAACGGCCTCAAGGCGGACGAGATCCATATCACCGATACGGCAATCCGGGATGTCATTCGCCATTACTCCCGCGAGGCGGGTGTAAGGAACCTGGAACGTGAGATCTCGAAGATCTGCCGCAAGGTCGTCAAGACCGAGACCTTGAAGCCGACCGGCAGGAAGGTCGTCGTCACACCGAGGAACCTCGAAAAGTATCTCGGCGTGCGAAGGTTCCGCTATGGTTTGGCGGAGGAGAAGGACCGCATTGGTCAGGTGACCGGTCTCGCATGGACCGAGGTCGGTGGGGAGTTGTTGACCATCGAGGCCGCGGTCGTGCAGGGTAAGGGTAAGTTTACCTACACCGGGCAACTTGGCGATGTCATGCAGGAGTCGATACAGGCAGCCTCGACGGTCGTCAGAAGTCGGGCCTCGGTGTTCGGTATCGATCCGGCATTTAACGAGAATAAAGATATTCACGTTCATGTGCCGGAAGGTGCCACACCGAAGGATGGACCCAGCGCGGGGATCGCTATGTGCACCGCACTGGTCTCCGCCTTGACGTCGATTCCCGTCAAGGCCAGCGTGGCCATGACCGGAGAGATCACGCTTCGTGGTGAGGTGCTGCCGATTGGCGGGTTGAAGGAAAAGCTTCTGGCCGCGCATCGAGGCGGGCTATCCACGGTGTTGATCCCGCAGGAGAATGAAAAAGACCTTGCGGAGATTCCAAAAAATATCAAGCAGAAGCTTGATATTCGCCCGGTTCGCTGGATCGATGAGGTCCTGGCCGTGGCATTGCACGAACTTCCCCGGCCCGCCGACGTTCCCGCCGAGCAAGGTCAGGAGATCAAGCAGGAAACGCCTGCCAACCGGCGCACCGATAAGCAGACCTTGCGCCGACATTGA